One window from the genome of Magnolia sinica isolate HGM2019 chromosome 4, MsV1, whole genome shotgun sequence encodes:
- the LOC131243359 gene encoding uncharacterized protein LOC131243359, which produces MSSLFIHPTRIQANISFTHTTWKAEQESEIEEPTLTLQVELKNKYFVFDNSDRSRPPIILPSTFSTTSFRTKMSSFLCPQTSHRRILRMLSMIGIAQQAIAEDLNSVISTYSREKVEEVIRMGVNAMKIVIQIELLSTGSYDDLMDIDDGRAKVHGSRSLAEIEALLEKYKVKRWDERENCGICLDELGYSETEEVSVLPCSHTFHVRCIKRWLEESDSCPLCRIHI; this is translated from the coding sequence atgtcttCCTTGTTTATTCATCCTACGAGAATTCAAGCCAATATATCATTCACCCATACAACATGGAAAGCAGAACAAGAATCTGAAATTGAAGAACCCACACTCACACTTCAAGTCGAGCTGAAGAACAAGTACTTTGTCTTTGACAATTCTGACAGAAGCCGACCTCCTATCATCCTGCCGTCTACCTTCTCCACCACCTCTTTTCGTACTAAGATGTCTTCCTTCTTATGTCCCCAGACTTCCCACCGTAGAATCCTCCGCATGCTTTCCATGATAGGAATCGCGCAGCAGGCCATCGCCGAGGATTTGAATTCTGTCATTTCCACTTACAGCCGGGAGAAGGTTGAAGAGGTCATCCGTATGGGGGTTAATGCAATGAAGATTGTCATTCAAATAGAGCTTCTGTCGACAGGATCTTACGATGACTTGATGGATATTGATGATGGGCGGGCTAAGGTTCATGGATCGAGATCATTGGCTGAGATAGAGGCTTTGTTGGAGAAATATAAAGTTAAGAGATGGGATGAAAGGGAGAATTGTGGGATATGTTTGGATGAGTTGGGTTATAGTGAGACAGAGGAAGTTAGTGTTCTGCCCTGTTCACATACGTTTCATGTGAGGTGCATCAAGAGATGGTTGGAAGAAAGTGATTCTTGCCCTCTATGTAGAATCCATATCTGA